The window GAACGACCGCGACGAACTGTTCGACCGCATCGACGAACTCCAGGAGGCGGCGGGCGTCGACGACCTGACCGACCTCAGCGTCGATCCCGACGTGATCTCGGAGTTCGCTCCGTTCGCGCCCGGGACCAAGGACGCGGGCGACATGCTCCGGAAGGTGACGTCGTTCCAGCGGAAGTCGGTTGAGGCGTACTTCACCGGCGAGTACCAGGGAATGGACCCCAGTCGCGTCCGGATCGGCACGATCCACTCCGCGAAGGGCCGCGAGGCCGATCACGTCTTCGTCGCCACCGACCTGACCGAGAAGGTCGTCGAGCAGATGGCCGCCTCCGTCGAGGACGAGGAGGTCGAGGGCGTCGAGGAGTTCACCTCGACGACCGATCCGGTGCCGATCCTCACCGACAACGAGCGCCGGGTGTTCTACGTCGGGATGTCCCGTGCCCGCGAGCGACTCGTCCTCCTCGAGAACCTCGTCAGCGGCGCGCCGACGCTCCCCGTGAGCGTCCTGCTGCACAACGAGATCCGCGACGAGCCCGTCGAGTCGCTCCTGGCGGACGCCCAGGAGGGCGAGGTTCCGGCGCCCGAACCGGACGCCTGAGCGCGCGTGACCGACGACCGCGATCCGTCGGGAGCGACCGCCGGGCCGTCCGCTGCCCCACCCGCACGCGACCCCCCACCGTCTCCCGCTCCACCCACGACCGACCGCTCGTTTCTCGACGCCGCCCTCGACGAGCGAGACGCGGTCGGCTTCGTCGCCGTCGGCGACCGACGCGACGCCGACCTCCGGTTTCTGACGCGCTTCGAGGGCTCCGAAGACGACTGCGCGTACGTCCGGACGCTCGACGCGGACGTGCTGTGCGCACCCCGGGGACACGTCGCGCGGGCGGCCCGACGGTTCGACGGCCGCGTCTCGAGCGACCGCCCCGGCGACCACCCCGGCGAACGGGCCGCGGCCGTGCTCGACGGGGTCGTCGACGCCGAGCAGGCGGCCCCCCGGACCGTTCTGGTACCGTCGTCGATCCCCCACGACGCCGCCGTCTACCTGGAGCGCGCCGGGTACGAGTTGCGATCGACGACCGCCGTCGCGGACGCGCGGGCGACGAAGACCGACGGGGAACTCGACGCGGTCCGCGCCGTCCAGCGAGCGGCCGTCCGCGCCACCGACCGGGGCGAGCGCGTGCTCGCGGCGGCCGAAACGGACGACGGCGACGAACTCCGGTGGGGGGACGCGCCGCTGACGGCCGAGCGTCTCCGGCGGGTCGTGAACGCCGAACTCGCACGCCGCGGCGTCGACTCGGCGGGGAATACGGTCGTCGCGGCGGGGGCGACGGGGAGTGAGAGCGCCGACGAGCCGATCGCCACCGACGAGCCGGTCCGGATCGACGTCGCGCCCCGGGAGCCACACGGCTACCACGGCTTCCGCTCGCGGACGGTCGCCGTCGACAGCGACGGCGGGTGGGAGCGCCGCGCCTACGTCGCCGTCGAGGCGGCGCTGGAGGCCGCCCTCGACGAGGTCGAACCGGGCGCCGACGCCGCCGACGTCCGGAGGGAAGCGGAGGCGGAACTGACCGCGTTCGGGTTCGATCCGACCGGCGGATCCGGCGAGGGTGACCCGGGCGGTGACCCGATCGAAACCGGCCACGGGGTCGGCCTCTCGCGTCGCGAGCGGCCGTTCCTCCGGGCGGGCGAGACGCTCGACGTCGGGTGCGTTCTCGCGGTCGCTCCGGGCCTGACCGACCCCGAGCACGGCTCCGTCCGTCTGGGCGACCTCGTCGTCGTGACCGAGGCGGGATACGAACTGGTCGGAGACGGAACGCGGTCGTTCGCGCCGCAGGGTCGATACTGATTACTCTCGTCTCGTACCGCCGGGCGCAACCCCCGTTGCCGGCGCCCGGTGGTAAAAAGTGAGAGTGATCAGTATGAGGGCGTCGACGGGGGAGAGGGTGGTCCGCGGACTTCCGAACACGTCGTCTACGCGTCGTCGTCGTCCTCGGGCGTCTTCACGACCAGCCCCACCGCGCGCTCGCCGAGCTGCATCGGGATGTCCGTGGGCGTCGTGAGGTAGTGGGGCAGCGCGACCATCCCGACCGCGATGGCGACCGCGCCGCCGCCGATGACCGTGTCGCCTTCGAGGAGTCGGGTGAGGCCGAAGATTCCCACCGGGGCGGCGAAGACGAGCGTCGCCGCCAGTTGGATCGTCCCGAGGATACCGAGTCGCATCGTGCCGTAGATGGCCGCCTCCGAACAAAAGGGTCGCGGTCGGTAGAGGCGAGGCGCTGCGGAGCGTACGACGACGCGGGCTGCAGCGACGTCGAGGCAGCGGTACAGCGGCAGCGACACTACCGGTGCAGCGGTTCCGGGGCCGGGGGCATCGCCCGCTTGTGCGCGCTCTTCTCGTAGAGTTCGACGACGCGTTCGACCTGCGCTTCGGTGACGTCGAGGTGCCGGACGGTCGCGGCCGTCGAGAGCGGACCGTCGACGTGGAGCGCGAGCACGGCGTCGAGGGTGTCGTAGTCCAGACCCATCTCCTCCTCGTCGGTCTGGCCGGCCCACATCTCGGCGGAGGGCGTCTTCGTCACGAGGGCGTCCGGAACGCCGAGCGCGCTCGCGAGCTGTCGGACTTGCTGTTTGTAGAGGTTACCGATCGGGTTGCAGTCGACGGCCTGATCGCCGTACTTCGTGAAGTAACCCGTCAGCGCCTCCGAGCGGTTGCCGGTGCCGAGGACAACCTTGTTCTCGTGGTTGGCGACGAAGTAGTTCAGCACCGCGCGGATGCGGACGTAGACGTTCCCCGCGGCCGTCCGGTCGTCGGCGGCCTCCGGGAACGTGTCGAAGAACGTCTCCGCGATGGGCTGGATCTCGACGACGTCGTACTCGATCTCGAGTTCCTGGGCGACCCACTCGGCGTCGCTCATGTTGTCCTCCGTGTTCGCGACGCTCGGCATCACGAGCCCGTGGACGTTCTCCGCGCCCAGCGCCTCAACGGCGAGGTACGCCACGGTCGTGCTGTCGATACCGCCGGAGAGGCCGAGGACCGCCCCCTCGGCGCCCGCGTCGTCGACGACGTCGCGGAGAAACGAGGTGAGGTGCTCGGTCGTCGCGTCGAGTTCGGCCTCCGAGAGTCGGAGGTCGAGCGGTGCGTCCGCTTCGAGGACCGTCCCGTCCGTAGTCATCGGATAGAGATACCGGCTCGGAGCACTAATACTCACCCGTCTCCCCCGATCGGTGGACGACTGTTCAGTTCTCTCGCCGGATTGGTCGCGGCAGCCGCTGCCGCGATCGACGAACGGCCCCGAAACTGAATGGTCTCGACCGCCGACCCCCAGCACAACCACTTTCTCCGTCGCCGTCGTGGCTCCGGTATGGACATCGTCGTCTTCGGCGCGGGCAGCATCGGGAGCCTGTTCGGCGCGCTGCTCGCGCGGGTTCCCGAACACAGCGTGACGCTCGTGGGGCGGGACCCGCACGTGTCCGCCGTCCGCGACTCGGGGCTCCGCGTCACCGGCGTCGACGAGTTCGTCGTCCGACCGGCGGTGACGACCGACGGGACCCGCCTCTCGGCTGACCTCGCGCTCGTCACCGTGAAGGCGTTCGACACCGAGACGGCCGCCGAGGAACTCGCGACCGGAGCGTTCCGGGCGGTCTGTTCGCTCCAGAACGGGATGGGAAACGAGGAGACGCTCGCCCGTCACCTCGACTGCCCGGTACTGGCGGGGACGACCAGTTACGGGGCGGTCCGAGAAGGGCCCGGAGAAGTCGCCTGGAACGGGAGCGGCGACGTCGTCGTCGGTCCCTGGGATCCGAGAGACGCCGACGGAGTAGCCGAGGAGGTCGGAGAGGCGTTCGCGGCGGCGGACCTCTCGGTCGCGGTCGAGGACGCCGACGGGATCCGCCGTCGGCTCTGGCGCAAACTCGCGGCGAACGCGGCGGTCAACCCGACGACCGCGCTCGCCCGCGTGGAGAACGGCGCACTCGGAGAACCACCCGGATCGGACCTCGTTGAGCCGATCGCTCGCGAGGTCGCTGCGACGGCCCGGGCGAGCGGCGTCGATATCGACGACGAGGAGACCGCAGCGGCGGTCGAGGAGGTCGTCGCCGCGACCGCGGCGAACGAGTCGTCGATGTACCGCGATATCGAGCGCGGACGGCGCACCGAGGTCGACGTCATCAACGGCTACGTCGTCGAACGGGCGCGCGAGCACGGCGTCGACGTGCCGGTGAACAGGACCCTGCGGACGCTGATCGGCACCTGGGAGGCGGCGCGGGGGCTCCGGGAGCCGGACTCGTCGTGATCGGGGCACCCCGAGCGCCGGACTCGCCGTGGTCGGGACGTCCGGACGGATCATTTGAAGGCCCCGCGCGGACGAGTGGGAAACGATGACGACCGTTGCGAGCATACAGGAGCAGGAGACGCCGGTGACGATGCTCACGGCCTACGACGCCCCGACGGCCGCGCTGGCCGACGAGGCGGGAATCGACGTCGTGCTCGTCGGCGACAGCATCGGGAACGCCGTCTTCGGCTACGAGTCGACGCTGCCGGTGACGATGGACGATATGACGCGGGCGACGACCTCGGTCGTGAACGCCGTCGACGACGCGCTCGTCGTCACCGACCTCCCGTTTCTCAGTTACGGCGTCGACCGGGCGCAGAGCCTCGAAAACGCCGGTCGACTGCTGAAAGAGGCCGGCGCGCACGCGGTCAAGATCGAGTCCGGGCCGCACACGGTGGAGCTGACCGAGGCGATGACGCGTCTCGGCATCCCGGTGATGGCGCACGTCGGCCTCACGCCGCAGCACGTCAACAGCGTCGGCGGCTACACCCGACAGGGAACGACGGCGGAGCAGGCGGCGGCGATGCTCGATCTCGCGAAATCCCACGAGGAGGCCGGCGCGTTCTCGCTGGTGATCGAACACGTGCCGCGGGAGGTCGGCGCGGCCGCGAGCGAGGAACTCGACATCCCGGTCGTCGGCATCGGCGCGGGGCCGGAGACGGACGGGCAGGTGCTCGTCGTCGACGACGCGGTCGGGCTCTCCGAGCGGGTGCCGCCGTTCGCGGAGGCGTTCGGCGACGTCCGCGGCGAGATGCGCCAGGCCATCGAGCGATACCGCGACGCGGTCGAATCCCGTGACTTCCCGGCAGACGAGCACAGCCACAGCGAAGGGCTCGATCTGTGATCGCAGGTCGATCCGGCCGGCGTCGACGCCGTCGGCGGATCGACCGCCCGCACCCGCCGTTCCGTCATCCTTAAGTCCGGCGTGTGGCTCTGTTTCGAGTGCAGGACGGCACGGCGCGCCGGTGGTCCAGTGGTAGGACAGTGGCTTCCCAAGCCACTAGCCCGGGTTCAATTCCCGGCCGGCGCACTTCTTCTGCGAACGAAGTGAGCGGAGAAATCGCAACGACGGGAATTGAACCCTATCAGTCGCGCGCAGCGAACGGAGTGAGCGAGCACGTCTGATTCCGGTTCAATTCCCGGCCGGCGCACTCCGTTCAGTCGTCCGCCGCCCGACGTCCCGCTCGTCCGACTCGCGGGACTCCCGGCCGGCGCACTTCTTCTGCGAACGAAGTGAGCAGAGAAATCGCAACAGTGAGACCCAAATCCGAAAGCGACTGCGACGAGGGTTTATATACGAAGGAGCGGCCAGAGAGCGCGTGATCTGACGGATACCCCGCGTCGGGTCGCGGTTGCTCGGCACGTCGACGCGGGGACGACGGCGACGGCGTTGCGGGCGGCGTCGTCGCGGCGGGTGCCGACTATTCGCTACGAATTCCCGCGGTCACGCGTCACGCCGTCGAAGCGGTCTCCGGGCCGGCTATCGAGGGACAACAGCTTTGTCGGCGACGGAGAAATCCGAAGGCGTCCTCCGATGTTCCCCGGTCTCTCCCGCTGGTTCGACGCGCAGCCCTTCCAACGACAGATCGTCGTCCTCGCCGTGGTTCTCGACCCGATCGGCTTCCTCGCCGGCTACCTGCTCGGCCCGTCCGTCGGCGTCGATCCCCTCCTCGGCGGCGTCTACGGCCTCGTCGCGGCCAGCCTTCCGATGTCGCTGTTCGTGATGCGCAGCGCGCAGTGACGACGCCGCGCTCAATCCGAGGCGTCGCCGTCCGTGACGTACAGGTCGCCGTCGGCCTCGACGACGTCGAACGTCGGGAGCTGGATCCCCCCGTCACCGACGTGAACGCCGGTTTCGAGGTCGTACTCCCAGCCGTGTAGCGGGCAGGTGATCGAGGGGTCCTCACAGAACCGTTCGACGTCGCGCTCGCCCGGTTCCGTGACGTCGGCGACGAGTCGCCCGTGGACCTTGCCCTCGTCGAGCGACCCGCCGTCGTGAGCGCAGCGGTTCAAGATCGCGTAGCACTCGCCGTCGTGGTTGACGACGGCGATCTCGTGGCCGTTCAGCGTCACGACGGCGCGAGAGCCGTCGTCGAAGGCGTCGGCGTCGGCGACCCGGACGCGGGTCATATGCCGAACACCTCCTCGGCGTTCGTCCCCAGGATCTGCGCCTTCTCCGAGTCGGAGAGGAACGACTGGTCGGTGATGCGCGTCGGGCGATCGAAGTCCCAGTGCGGGTAGTCCGAGGCGTACATCAACCGACCGGCACCGCCGATCATATCGATCACCGTCTCCAGGTACTTCGGGTCGACCTCGGTCTCCAGCGGCTGCGTCCCGAAGTAGAAGGACTCCTTGATGTACTCGCTGGGGCGCTGTTCCAGCACCGGCGCCTCCGACGGCCGCTTGAGGTACTCGCAGTCCAGCCGACTCATAAGCAGCGAGACGTAGAAGATCCCCGCCTCCAGGAAGACGAAATCCAGATCGGGGAACTTCTCGGGGATGCCCTGGACGAGCACGCTCACCGCCTGCGCGAAGTTGTTCTCGACGAAGCCCAGCGTGTGGGTCTCGATGAGCTTCTCGTAGCCTTTGGTGTGATAGTTGTCGATCCCCGCGCCGCTGGTGTGATAACAGACCGTCAGGTCCTTTTCGGAGGCCGCCTGGTAGACCGGCTCGTACTGGCGGTTCCCGAGCGGCGGCTCCGCGCCGCCTGTGATCATGTAGACGCCGGTGATCCCCTCCTCGTCGCCGACGCGGTCGATCAGGTCGACGGCGTCGTCCGGGTCGTCGAGCGGGATCGGAATCGCCGTGTAGATGCCCTCGCTGGGGTCGACGACCTGGTCGAGCAGGTAGTCGGTCGCGCCGCTCGCGAACGTCGTCATCCGCGTGTCGTCACCGCCGAGCGCCGGCGCGGCGGCGAGGATGAGATGCGAGAGGACGAGGCACTTGTCGACGCCGAGGTAGTCCATCGCCTCCGGGATCTCCTCGGGACGCATCTCGCCCGGATACGACGAGTCCATCCCGGCGACGTTGCGGTCCAGTCGCCCGCCGACGAAGCGGTCGCCAGTGGACTTCGGGAAGAACGCCCGGCGGGCGAAGTCCTCCCAGCCGCGTTCGAGCCGCGTCTTCCAGGGGTCCTCGAAGTACTCTACCAGGTCTTCCATCGGTTCCCAGATGTGGACGTCGGTGTCGACGACAGTGTGTCCGTCAGTGCTCATAGTATCGATCTCGGGAGGCTCCCACGCGCGGCGATTCCGCGGGGAGCGATTCGCGTTGGTCGTCGGTCGGTACCGCGTTCGCGACGTCGATTTCGAGCCCGTCGTGGCCGACGAGAATCCGCCCGTCGAAGGCGTCGGCGGCGCCCCGCCAGATCGCGTCGGTGTCTCGGTACGGCGGGAAGTGCGTCAGGACGAGGGTCTCGACGCCCGCCGCGGCGGCGATCTCGCCGGCCTGTTCGGGCGTGCAGTGTGTCTGCGCCAACTGCTCGGACATCTCGTCCGGGTACGGCGACTGGTACCGCTCGTAGACGAACTCCTCCCCCGAGTCGCGGGGCGGGTCGCCGACGGGCGACATATGGGCGTCGTGGACGAGCACGTCGGCGTCCGCGGCGAAGTCGGCGAGGGCATCGAGCTTTCGGGTGTCGCCCGAGAAGACGAAGCGCTCGCCGTTCGGCCCCTCGAATCGGTACGCGTACGTCTCGATCGAGTGCTCGACGGCGAGCGCGTCGATCGTAGTCCCGCTCCGCTCGAACCGGGAGCCGTCCTCGACGGGAATCCACTCGATGTCCTCGATCCCACTCGCGTCGTATCCCACCTCCGCGCGGTAGGCGAGGTCCTCGTCGTAGACGGTGTAGAGCGCGTCGATCAGGTCGTCGGTGCCGTCCGGCCCGTACACCCGAAGCGACTCCCGACCCGCGGTCCACGAGGAGATCGCGAAGTGCGGGAACGCCGCGTTGTGGTCGACGTGGTGGTGCGTGAACAGCAGCTCCGAGATCGATCCCGGATCGATGCCGTTCCGGAGCAGTTCGTAGACGGTTCGCGGACCGCAGTCGACGAGGAACGTCTCGCCGTCGACGCTGACGGTCAGCGCGGTGCCGGCGCGGTCGAGGTTCGGGGCCGGACAGCCCGTTCCGAGGAGCGTCACCTCCATATTAGCTCGTCGCCCCCGCCCTGGTTTCGAGCTGCCCGACGAACTCCTCGGCGAGTTCGACGAGTTCGGGGTCGTCGATGCTTCGCGGCCGATCGATGTCGATCTTCTCGTGGACGAGCACGTTCGAGGGACGGTGCGACATCACGAGGACGCGGTTCGCGAGGAACGTCGCCTCGATGGCGTCGTGCGTCACGAAGACGATGGTCCGCTTCTGCTCCTTCCAGATGTCGACGAGGTCGCTCCGGAGGTTCCGCGCCGTGATCTCGTCGACGCTGGAGAAGGGCTCGTCCATCAGGATCACGTCGGGTTCGACCGCCATCGCGCGGGCGATAGAGACGCGCTGCTGCATCCCGCCGGAGAGCGAACGGGGGTACTCGTCGGCGAAGTCGCCGAGTCCGACGAGTTCGAGGTAGGTCTCGATCCGCTCGTCCCACTCGTCTTTCGGGACGTCCTTGCCGTCGAGTGCGAACTCGATGTTCTCTCTGACCGTGCGCCAGTCCAGGAGGCGAGGCTCCTGGAAAACGAAGCAGACGTCGGTCGACTCGCCCTCGGAACCGATCTGGACCGATCCCGAGGAGGGCTCTTCGAGCTGGGCGATGATGTTGAGGAGCGTCGACTTCCCACAGCCCGAGGGGCCGAGGATGCAGAGGAAGTCGTTCTCTCCGGTCTCGAAGTCGACATCGTCGAGCACTCGGAGGTTCGTGCCGTTCATCTGTCGGTACGCCTTGTCGACGCCGTCGATCCTGATTCGCGTCATGCGGCTCTCGCACCTCCGTCGTGGCCGTCACCGCGCCAGGCGGTCACGCGCTTTTCCACCCGCTTGATGATCCCGAACTCGATCGCCATCATCACGAACGTGAACTCCAGCGTCCAGGCGAAGACGCCGACGACGGAGTACAGCTGAAACTGCCGGTTGATCATGAATCCGATACCGCTGGTGAGCCCGAGCAGTTCGACGATGACGATGATCTTCCAGCTCATCGCGAGGCCGAACCGAGCCGCCGCGAGGAGGTGGGGAAGCAGCGACGGCAGGACGACGTTGCGGATGAGACTGATCCGGGAGACCTCGAAGGAACGGCCCATCCGGATGAGGTCTTCGTCGATCGATTTCGTGCCCTGCCAGAAGTTGAAGACGATCATCGGCGTCGCCAGGAAGAACACCGAGAAGTACGCCGCGAGATCGGAGAGTCCGAACCAGATGATCGCGACGATGGCGACCGCCAGCCCGGGCACGGAGATGCCGATGAGGATCGGGAGGTCGAACAGGTACTCCGCGCGGTGATCCCGCCCCATCGCGATGCCGAGCGGGATGCTCGTCCCGATCGCGAGGGAGAACCCGACTGCGACGCGGGAAAGGGTATCCAGGAGGTGGGTGAAGAACGCGCCGCTGACGGCGATGGCGATCATCTCGTTGGCGACCGGGACGATGCCGGGAAGCAGGTTCGCGGCGACGGAGCGTGCGACTACCTCCCAGGCGACGAGAAAGCCCACGATCGAGATGGCGTAGTAGACGTACCGCTGGTACCGGTGAAAGAGCCGTCCGAGCGGCGTCCCCCGACCGAGAACCGAGTCGGCGACTCCGAGCGACACGTCACAGCACCTCGTTGAAGATGTCGTCGGTCGGTTCGGCCTCGATCAAGCCGAGGTCGCGGGCCTTCTGGACCATCAGCCGCTCGGACTCCTGGAACGCCTCGATGTCCCACTCGCTGGGGTAGATGTCGACGAGTCGTTCCTTCGCGAGGTCGATCTGTTCCTGGCTCTCGAGACCGATCGAATCGCTGTACTCCTCGACGACGGTGTCCACGTTCTCGTTCAGGTACTGCTGGGTGTCGATGAACGCCTCGGCCAGGCTGACGCCGGCGTCGGGGTTGGCGTCGTACCACTCTTTCGTCCACGCCAGGTCGACCGTCGTCAGCGGGAGGTCCTCGGCCTCGCGCCAGGCCTCCCGCGGCGAGAAGACCGTCTCGAAGTCGTACTGCAGCAGCGCCTTGGTCATCAGCGGCTCGTACGTGAGGATCGCGTCGAGTTCACCTTTGTCGAGGAGCGACAGCGCCGCGGGCGGGGCCGCCTGCACGAACTCGTACTGGTCGCGGGAGACCCCGTGGGCCTCGTCGAGCATCACGACGAACTTCAACCAGGCGTCGGCCGCCTCGCTGGCGAAACTGATCTGTTTGCCGGCGAGA is drawn from Halobellus limi and contains these coding sequences:
- a CDS encoding DUF7533 family protein codes for the protein MRLGILGTIQLAATLVFAAPVGIFGLTRLLEGDTVIGGGAVAIAVGMVALPHYLTTPTDIPMQLGERAVGLVVKTPEDDDDA
- a CDS encoding NAD+ synthase, with product MTTDGTVLEADAPLDLRLSEAELDATTEHLTSFLRDVVDDAGAEGAVLGLSGGIDSTTVAYLAVEALGAENVHGLVMPSVANTEDNMSDAEWVAQELEIEYDVVEIQPIAETFFDTFPEAADDRTAAGNVYVRIRAVLNYFVANHENKVVLGTGNRSEALTGYFTKYGDQAVDCNPIGNLYKQQVRQLASALGVPDALVTKTPSAEMWAGQTDEEEMGLDYDTLDAVLALHVDGPLSTAATVRHLDVTEAQVERVVELYEKSAHKRAMPPAPEPLHR
- a CDS encoding MBL fold metallo-hydrolase, encoding MEVTLLGTGCPAPNLDRAGTALTVSVDGETFLVDCGPRTVYELLRNGIDPGSISELLFTHHHVDHNAAFPHFAISSWTAGRESLRVYGPDGTDDLIDALYTVYDEDLAYRAEVGYDASGIEDIEWIPVEDGSRFERSGTTIDALAVEHSIETYAYRFEGPNGERFVFSGDTRKLDALADFAADADVLVHDAHMSPVGDPPRDSGEEFVYERYQSPYPDEMSEQLAQTHCTPEQAGEIAAAAGVETLVLTHFPPYRDTDAIWRGAADAFDGRILVGHDGLEIDVANAVPTDDQRESLPAESPRVGASRDRYYEH
- a CDS encoding ABC transporter substrate-binding protein, producing the protein MTRDSTTIDRRTALKLTGGVATSGLAGLAGCAGGTGGSGDSDGSTDGSGGTDDSEGSGDTATDSGGSEELTSIVHGATNGGTTGILTSVMTDQGFDEDHGFTLQAEGFASPPKVQQQLVFNEDIPTGYMGSIVATRMHSKGENPQLIGPYMLYHAYIVTRSDTDIEGPTDLAGKQISFASEAADAWLKFVVMLDEAHGVSRDQYEFVQAAPPAALSLLDKGELDAILTYEPLMTKALLQYDFETVFSPREAWREAEDLPLTTVDLAWTKEWYDANPDAGVSLAEAFIDTQQYLNENVDTVVEEYSDSIGLESQEQIDLAKERLVDIYPSEWDIEAFQESERLMVQKARDLGLIEAEPTDDIFNEVL
- a CDS encoding ABC transporter permease, with product MSLGVADSVLGRGTPLGRLFHRYQRYVYYAISIVGFLVAWEVVARSVAANLLPGIVPVANEMIAIAVSGAFFTHLLDTLSRVAVGFSLAIGTSIPLGIAMGRDHRAEYLFDLPILIGISVPGLAVAIVAIIWFGLSDLAAYFSVFFLATPMIVFNFWQGTKSIDEDLIRMGRSFEVSRISLIRNVVLPSLLPHLLAAARFGLAMSWKIIVIVELLGLTSGIGFMINRQFQLYSVVGVFAWTLEFTFVMMAIEFGIIKRVEKRVTAWRGDGHDGGARAA
- a CDS encoding Rieske (2Fe-2S) protein — translated: MTRVRVADADAFDDGSRAVVTLNGHEIAVVNHDGECYAILNRCAHDGGSLDEGKVHGRLVADVTEPGERDVERFCEDPSITCPLHGWEYDLETGVHVGDGGIQLPTFDVVEADGDLYVTDGDASD
- a CDS encoding ketopantoate reductase family protein, with amino-acid sequence MDIVVFGAGSIGSLFGALLARVPEHSVTLVGRDPHVSAVRDSGLRVTGVDEFVVRPAVTTDGTRLSADLALVTVKAFDTETAAEELATGAFRAVCSLQNGMGNEETLARHLDCPVLAGTTSYGAVREGPGEVAWNGSGDVVVGPWDPRDADGVAEEVGEAFAAADLSVAVEDADGIRRRLWRKLAANAAVNPTTALARVENGALGEPPGSDLVEPIAREVAATARASGVDIDDEETAAAVEEVVAATAANESSMYRDIERGRRTEVDVINGYVVERAREHGVDVPVNRTLRTLIGTWEAARGLREPDSS
- a CDS encoding M24 family metallopeptidase — translated: MTDDRDPSGATAGPSAAPPARDPPPSPAPPTTDRSFLDAALDERDAVGFVAVGDRRDADLRFLTRFEGSEDDCAYVRTLDADVLCAPRGHVARAARRFDGRVSSDRPGDHPGERAAAVLDGVVDAEQAAPRTVLVPSSIPHDAAVYLERAGYELRSTTAVADARATKTDGELDAVRAVQRAAVRATDRGERVLAAAETDDGDELRWGDAPLTAERLRRVVNAELARRGVDSAGNTVVAAGATGSESADEPIATDEPVRIDVAPREPHGYHGFRSRTVAVDSDGGWERRAYVAVEAALEAALDEVEPGADAADVRREAEAELTAFGFDPTGGSGEGDPGGDPIETGHGVGLSRRERPFLRAGETLDVGCVLAVAPGLTDPEHGSVRLGDLVVVTEAGYELVGDGTRSFAPQGRY
- the panB gene encoding 3-methyl-2-oxobutanoate hydroxymethyltransferase: MTTVASIQEQETPVTMLTAYDAPTAALADEAGIDVVLVGDSIGNAVFGYESTLPVTMDDMTRATTSVVNAVDDALVVTDLPFLSYGVDRAQSLENAGRLLKEAGAHAVKIESGPHTVELTEAMTRLGIPVMAHVGLTPQHVNSVGGYTRQGTTAEQAAAMLDLAKSHEEAGAFSLVIEHVPREVGAAASEELDIPVVGIGAGPETDGQVLVVDDAVGLSERVPPFAEAFGDVRGEMRQAIERYRDAVESRDFPADEHSHSEGLDL
- a CDS encoding amidohydrolase family protein; protein product: MSTDGHTVVDTDVHIWEPMEDLVEYFEDPWKTRLERGWEDFARRAFFPKSTGDRFVGGRLDRNVAGMDSSYPGEMRPEEIPEAMDYLGVDKCLVLSHLILAAAPALGGDDTRMTTFASGATDYLLDQVVDPSEGIYTAIPIPLDDPDDAVDLIDRVGDEEGITGVYMITGGAEPPLGNRQYEPVYQAASEKDLTVCYHTSGAGIDNYHTKGYEKLIETHTLGFVENNFAQAVSVLVQGIPEKFPDLDFVFLEAGIFYVSLLMSRLDCEYLKRPSEAPVLEQRPSEYIKESFYFGTQPLETEVDPKYLETVIDMIGGAGRLMYASDYPHWDFDRPTRITDQSFLSDSEKAQILGTNAEEVFGI
- a CDS encoding ABC transporter ATP-binding protein yields the protein MTRIRIDGVDKAYRQMNGTNLRVLDDVDFETGENDFLCILGPSGCGKSTLLNIIAQLEEPSSGSVQIGSEGESTDVCFVFQEPRLLDWRTVRENIEFALDGKDVPKDEWDERIETYLELVGLGDFADEYPRSLSGGMQQRVSIARAMAVEPDVILMDEPFSSVDEITARNLRSDLVDIWKEQKRTIVFVTHDAIEATFLANRVLVMSHRPSNVLVHEKIDIDRPRSIDDPELVELAEEFVGQLETRAGATS